The proteins below are encoded in one region of Manis pentadactyla isolate mManPen7 chromosome 2, mManPen7.hap1, whole genome shotgun sequence:
- the EIF2B4 gene encoding translation initiation factor eIF-2B subunit delta isoform X4, whose amino-acid sequence MTQEEKLQLRKEKKQQKKKRKEEKGAEPETGSAAPAVQCQGPTKEVPGPGRQLGTAGEKVPPGRSKAELRAERRAKQEAERALKQARKGEQGGPPPQACPSTAAEALSGVKRVPEHTQADDLTLLRRLVKKPERQQVPTRKDYGSKVILFSHLPQYSRQNSLTQYMSIPSSVIHPAMVRLGLQYSQGLVSGSTARCIALLRALQQVIQDYTTPPSEELSRDLVNKLKPYFSFLTQCRPLSASMYNAIKFLNKEITGVSSSKREEEAKSELHAAINRYVQEKIVLAAQAISRFAYKKISNGDVILVYGCSSLVSRTLQEAWAKGRRFRVVVVDSRPWLEGRHTLRSLVHAGVPASYLLIPAASYVLPEVSKVLLGAHALLANGSVMSQVGTAQLALVARAHNVPVLVCCETYKFCERVQTDAFVSNELDDPDDLLCERGEHVALANWQSYSSLRLLNLVYDVTPPELVDLVITELGMIPCSSVPVVLRVKSSDQ is encoded by the exons ATGACCCAAGAAGAAAAGCTGCAGCTTCggaaggaaaagaaacagcagaagaagaaacggaaggaggaaaaggGAGCAGAACCAGAAACTGGCTCTGCTGCACCTGCAGTCCAATGTCAAG GCCCAACCAAAGAAGTGCCAGGACCGGGCAGGCAATTGGGCACTGCTGGGGAGAAAGTTCCACCTGGTCGGAGTAAAGCTGAACTTCGTGCGGAAAGACGGGCCAAGCAGGAGGCGGAGCGGGCCCTGAAACAGGCAAGGAAAGGGGAACAAGGAGGGCCACCTCCTCAGGCCTGCCCCAGCACAGCTGCAGAAGCCCTTTCAG GAGTGAAGCGTGTCCCTGAGCACACTCAGGCTGATGACCTCACACTTCTGAGGCGGCTTGTTAAGAAACCAGAGCGACAACAG GTTCCTACACGAAAGGATTATGGATCCAAAGTCATTCTCTTCTCCCACCTACCCCAGTACAGCAGACAAAACTCTCTAACACAGTATATGAG CATCCCATCCTCTGTGATCCACCCAGCCATGGTGCGACTCGGCCTGCAGTACTCCCAGGGCCTGGTCAGTGGCTCCACTGCCCGCTGTATTGCCCTGCTTCGTGCCCTGCAGCAG GTGATTCAGGATTACACGACGCCTCCTAGTGAAGAACTCTCAAGGGACCTAGTGAATAAACTGAAGCCCTACTTCAG CTTTCTGACTCAGTGTCGCCCCCTGTCAGCGAGCATGTACAACGCCATCAAGTTCCTCAACAAGGAGATCACTGGTGTGAGCAGCTCCAAGCGGGAAGAGGAG GCCAAGTCAGAGCTTCATGCAGCCATTAATCGGTATGTGCAAGAGAAGATTGTGCTCGCAGCTCAGGCAATTTCACGCTTTGCTTATAAGAAGATCAGTAATGGAGATGTGATCCTGGTATATGGATG CTCATCTCTTGTATCACGAACTCTTCAGGAGGCTTGGGCTAAGGGCCGGCGGTTTCGGGTGGTAGTGGTGGACAGCCGGCCATGGCTGGAGGGAAGGCACACGCTACGTTCTCTGGTCCATGCTGGGGTCCCTGCCTCCTACCTGCTGATTCCTGCAGCTTCCTATGTACTCCCAGAG GTCTCTAAGGTGCTATTAGGGGCTCATGCGCTCCTGGCCAATGGGTCCGTGATGTCACAGGTTGGGACAGCACAGCTGGCCTTGGTGGCACGAGCCCATAATGTGCCAGTGCTGGTCTGCTGTGAAACATACAAGTTCTGTGAGCGTGTGCAGACTGATGCCTTTGTCTCCAATGAGCTAG ATGACCCTGATGATCTGCTGTGTGAGCGAGGAGAACACGTGGCCCTGGCTAACTGGCAGAGCTACTCTTCCCTACGATTGTTAAATCTGGTCTATGATGTGACTCCCCCAGAACTGGTGGATCTGGTGATCACAGAGCTGGGGATGATCCCTTGCAGTTCTGTACCTGTTGTCCTACGAGTCAAGAGTAGTGACCAGTGA
- the EIF2B4 gene encoding translation initiation factor eIF-2B subunit delta isoform X5, translated as MVRLGLQYSQGLVSGSTARCIALLRALQQVIQDYTTPPSEELSRDLVNKLKPYFSFLTQCRPLSASMYNAIKFLNKEITGVSSSKREEEAKSELHAAINRYVQEKIVLAAQAISRFAYKKISNGDVILVYGCSSLVSRTLQEAWAKGRRFRVVVVDSRPWLEGRHTLRSLVHAGVPASYLLIPAASYVLPEVSKVLLGAHALLANGSVMSQVGTAQLALVARAHNVPVLVCCETYKFCERVQTDAFVSNELDDPDDLLCERGEHVALANWQSYSSLRLLNLVYDVTPPELVDLVITELGMIPCSSVPVVLRVKSSDQ; from the exons ATGGTGCGACTCGGCCTGCAGTACTCCCAGGGCCTGGTCAGTGGCTCCACTGCCCGCTGTATTGCCCTGCTTCGTGCCCTGCAGCAG GTGATTCAGGATTACACGACGCCTCCTAGTGAAGAACTCTCAAGGGACCTAGTGAATAAACTGAAGCCCTACTTCAG CTTTCTGACTCAGTGTCGCCCCCTGTCAGCGAGCATGTACAACGCCATCAAGTTCCTCAACAAGGAGATCACTGGTGTGAGCAGCTCCAAGCGGGAAGAGGAG GCCAAGTCAGAGCTTCATGCAGCCATTAATCGGTATGTGCAAGAGAAGATTGTGCTCGCAGCTCAGGCAATTTCACGCTTTGCTTATAAGAAGATCAGTAATGGAGATGTGATCCTGGTATATGGATG CTCATCTCTTGTATCACGAACTCTTCAGGAGGCTTGGGCTAAGGGCCGGCGGTTTCGGGTGGTAGTGGTGGACAGCCGGCCATGGCTGGAGGGAAGGCACACGCTACGTTCTCTGGTCCATGCTGGGGTCCCTGCCTCCTACCTGCTGATTCCTGCAGCTTCCTATGTACTCCCAGAG GTCTCTAAGGTGCTATTAGGGGCTCATGCGCTCCTGGCCAATGGGTCCGTGATGTCACAGGTTGGGACAGCACAGCTGGCCTTGGTGGCACGAGCCCATAATGTGCCAGTGCTGGTCTGCTGTGAAACATACAAGTTCTGTGAGCGTGTGCAGACTGATGCCTTTGTCTCCAATGAGCTAG ATGACCCTGATGATCTGCTGTGTGAGCGAGGAGAACACGTGGCCCTGGCTAACTGGCAGAGCTACTCTTCCCTACGATTGTTAAATCTGGTCTATGATGTGACTCCCCCAGAACTGGTGGATCTGGTGATCACAGAGCTGGGGATGATCCCTTGCAGTTCTGTACCTGTTGTCCTACGAGTCAAGAGTAGTGACCAGTGA
- the EIF2B4 gene encoding translation initiation factor eIF-2B subunit delta isoform X2, with the protein MAAAAVAVREDSGTGMKAELSTRPGAGGREMTQEEKLQLRKEKKQQKKKRKEEKGAEPETGSAAPAVQCQGPTKEVPGPGRQLGTAGEKVPPGRSKAELRAERRAKQEAERALKQARKGEQGGPPPQACPSTAAEALSGVKRVPEHTQADDLTLLRRLVKKPERQQVPTRKDYGSKVILFSHLPQYSRQNSLTQYMSIPSSVIHPAMVRLGLQYSQGLVSGSTARCIALLRALQQVIQDYTTPPSEELSRDLVNKLKPYFSFLTQCRPLSASMYNAIKFLNKEITGVSSSKREEEAKSELHAAINRYVQEKIVLAAQAISRFAYKKISNGDVILVYGCSSLVSRTLQEAWAKGRRFRVVVVDSRPWLEGRHTLRSLVHAGVPASYLLIPAASYVLPEVSKVLLGAHALLANGSVMSQVGTAQLALVARAHNVPVLVCCETYKFCERVQTDAFVSNELDDPDDLLCERGEHVALANWQSYSSLRLLNLVYDVTPPELVDLVITELGMIPCSSVPVVLRVKSSDQ; encoded by the exons ATGGCTGCCGCGGCTGTGGCTGTTCGCGAGG ACTCGGGAACTGGGATGAAGGCAGAGCTTTCTACTCGGCCTGGG GCAGGGGGTAGGGAGATGACCCAAGAAGAAAAGCTGCAGCTTCggaaggaaaagaaacagcagaagaagaaacggaaggaggaaaaggGAGCAGAACCAGAAACTGGCTCTGCTGCACCTGCAGTCCAATGTCAAG GCCCAACCAAAGAAGTGCCAGGACCGGGCAGGCAATTGGGCACTGCTGGGGAGAAAGTTCCACCTGGTCGGAGTAAAGCTGAACTTCGTGCGGAAAGACGGGCCAAGCAGGAGGCGGAGCGGGCCCTGAAACAGGCAAGGAAAGGGGAACAAGGAGGGCCACCTCCTCAGGCCTGCCCCAGCACAGCTGCAGAAGCCCTTTCAG GAGTGAAGCGTGTCCCTGAGCACACTCAGGCTGATGACCTCACACTTCTGAGGCGGCTTGTTAAGAAACCAGAGCGACAACAG GTTCCTACACGAAAGGATTATGGATCCAAAGTCATTCTCTTCTCCCACCTACCCCAGTACAGCAGACAAAACTCTCTAACACAGTATATGAG CATCCCATCCTCTGTGATCCACCCAGCCATGGTGCGACTCGGCCTGCAGTACTCCCAGGGCCTGGTCAGTGGCTCCACTGCCCGCTGTATTGCCCTGCTTCGTGCCCTGCAGCAG GTGATTCAGGATTACACGACGCCTCCTAGTGAAGAACTCTCAAGGGACCTAGTGAATAAACTGAAGCCCTACTTCAG CTTTCTGACTCAGTGTCGCCCCCTGTCAGCGAGCATGTACAACGCCATCAAGTTCCTCAACAAGGAGATCACTGGTGTGAGCAGCTCCAAGCGGGAAGAGGAG GCCAAGTCAGAGCTTCATGCAGCCATTAATCGGTATGTGCAAGAGAAGATTGTGCTCGCAGCTCAGGCAATTTCACGCTTTGCTTATAAGAAGATCAGTAATGGAGATGTGATCCTGGTATATGGATG CTCATCTCTTGTATCACGAACTCTTCAGGAGGCTTGGGCTAAGGGCCGGCGGTTTCGGGTGGTAGTGGTGGACAGCCGGCCATGGCTGGAGGGAAGGCACACGCTACGTTCTCTGGTCCATGCTGGGGTCCCTGCCTCCTACCTGCTGATTCCTGCAGCTTCCTATGTACTCCCAGAG GTCTCTAAGGTGCTATTAGGGGCTCATGCGCTCCTGGCCAATGGGTCCGTGATGTCACAGGTTGGGACAGCACAGCTGGCCTTGGTGGCACGAGCCCATAATGTGCCAGTGCTGGTCTGCTGTGAAACATACAAGTTCTGTGAGCGTGTGCAGACTGATGCCTTTGTCTCCAATGAGCTAG ATGACCCTGATGATCTGCTGTGTGAGCGAGGAGAACACGTGGCCCTGGCTAACTGGCAGAGCTACTCTTCCCTACGATTGTTAAATCTGGTCTATGATGTGACTCCCCCAGAACTGGTGGATCTGGTGATCACAGAGCTGGGGATGATCCCTTGCAGTTCTGTACCTGTTGTCCTACGAGTCAAGAGTAGTGACCAGTGA
- the EIF2B4 gene encoding translation initiation factor eIF-2B subunit delta isoform X1 produces the protein MPTQQPAAPSTSLPKPCWSLSGSLCDLFSDADSGTGMKAELSTRPGAGGREMTQEEKLQLRKEKKQQKKKRKEEKGAEPETGSAAPAVQCQGPTKEVPGPGRQLGTAGEKVPPGRSKAELRAERRAKQEAERALKQARKGEQGGPPPQACPSTAAEALSGVKRVPEHTQADDLTLLRRLVKKPERQQVPTRKDYGSKVILFSHLPQYSRQNSLTQYMSIPSSVIHPAMVRLGLQYSQGLVSGSTARCIALLRALQQVIQDYTTPPSEELSRDLVNKLKPYFSFLTQCRPLSASMYNAIKFLNKEITGVSSSKREEEAKSELHAAINRYVQEKIVLAAQAISRFAYKKISNGDVILVYGCSSLVSRTLQEAWAKGRRFRVVVVDSRPWLEGRHTLRSLVHAGVPASYLLIPAASYVLPEVSKVLLGAHALLANGSVMSQVGTAQLALVARAHNVPVLVCCETYKFCERVQTDAFVSNELDDPDDLLCERGEHVALANWQSYSSLRLLNLVYDVTPPELVDLVITELGMIPCSSVPVVLRVKSSDQ, from the exons ATGCCGACCCAGCAGCCAGCCGCGCCGAGTACGAGTCTCCCCAAACCCTGTTGGAGCCTCTCCGGCTCACTCTGTGACCTGTTTTCTGATGCAGACTCGGGAACTGGGATGAAGGCAGAGCTTTCTACTCGGCCTGGG GCAGGGGGTAGGGAGATGACCCAAGAAGAAAAGCTGCAGCTTCggaaggaaaagaaacagcagaagaagaaacggaaggaggaaaaggGAGCAGAACCAGAAACTGGCTCTGCTGCACCTGCAGTCCAATGTCAAG GCCCAACCAAAGAAGTGCCAGGACCGGGCAGGCAATTGGGCACTGCTGGGGAGAAAGTTCCACCTGGTCGGAGTAAAGCTGAACTTCGTGCGGAAAGACGGGCCAAGCAGGAGGCGGAGCGGGCCCTGAAACAGGCAAGGAAAGGGGAACAAGGAGGGCCACCTCCTCAGGCCTGCCCCAGCACAGCTGCAGAAGCCCTTTCAG GAGTGAAGCGTGTCCCTGAGCACACTCAGGCTGATGACCTCACACTTCTGAGGCGGCTTGTTAAGAAACCAGAGCGACAACAG GTTCCTACACGAAAGGATTATGGATCCAAAGTCATTCTCTTCTCCCACCTACCCCAGTACAGCAGACAAAACTCTCTAACACAGTATATGAG CATCCCATCCTCTGTGATCCACCCAGCCATGGTGCGACTCGGCCTGCAGTACTCCCAGGGCCTGGTCAGTGGCTCCACTGCCCGCTGTATTGCCCTGCTTCGTGCCCTGCAGCAG GTGATTCAGGATTACACGACGCCTCCTAGTGAAGAACTCTCAAGGGACCTAGTGAATAAACTGAAGCCCTACTTCAG CTTTCTGACTCAGTGTCGCCCCCTGTCAGCGAGCATGTACAACGCCATCAAGTTCCTCAACAAGGAGATCACTGGTGTGAGCAGCTCCAAGCGGGAAGAGGAG GCCAAGTCAGAGCTTCATGCAGCCATTAATCGGTATGTGCAAGAGAAGATTGTGCTCGCAGCTCAGGCAATTTCACGCTTTGCTTATAAGAAGATCAGTAATGGAGATGTGATCCTGGTATATGGATG CTCATCTCTTGTATCACGAACTCTTCAGGAGGCTTGGGCTAAGGGCCGGCGGTTTCGGGTGGTAGTGGTGGACAGCCGGCCATGGCTGGAGGGAAGGCACACGCTACGTTCTCTGGTCCATGCTGGGGTCCCTGCCTCCTACCTGCTGATTCCTGCAGCTTCCTATGTACTCCCAGAG GTCTCTAAGGTGCTATTAGGGGCTCATGCGCTCCTGGCCAATGGGTCCGTGATGTCACAGGTTGGGACAGCACAGCTGGCCTTGGTGGCACGAGCCCATAATGTGCCAGTGCTGGTCTGCTGTGAAACATACAAGTTCTGTGAGCGTGTGCAGACTGATGCCTTTGTCTCCAATGAGCTAG ATGACCCTGATGATCTGCTGTGTGAGCGAGGAGAACACGTGGCCCTGGCTAACTGGCAGAGCTACTCTTCCCTACGATTGTTAAATCTGGTCTATGATGTGACTCCCCCAGAACTGGTGGATCTGGTGATCACAGAGCTGGGGATGATCCCTTGCAGTTCTGTACCTGTTGTCCTACGAGTCAAGAGTAGTGACCAGTGA
- the EIF2B4 gene encoding translation initiation factor eIF-2B subunit delta isoform X3, producing MKAELSTRPGAGGREMTQEEKLQLRKEKKQQKKKRKEEKGAEPETGSAAPAVQCQGPTKEVPGPGRQLGTAGEKVPPGRSKAELRAERRAKQEAERALKQARKGEQGGPPPQACPSTAAEALSGVKRVPEHTQADDLTLLRRLVKKPERQQVPTRKDYGSKVILFSHLPQYSRQNSLTQYMSIPSSVIHPAMVRLGLQYSQGLVSGSTARCIALLRALQQVIQDYTTPPSEELSRDLVNKLKPYFSFLTQCRPLSASMYNAIKFLNKEITGVSSSKREEEAKSELHAAINRYVQEKIVLAAQAISRFAYKKISNGDVILVYGCSSLVSRTLQEAWAKGRRFRVVVVDSRPWLEGRHTLRSLVHAGVPASYLLIPAASYVLPEVSKVLLGAHALLANGSVMSQVGTAQLALVARAHNVPVLVCCETYKFCERVQTDAFVSNELDDPDDLLCERGEHVALANWQSYSSLRLLNLVYDVTPPELVDLVITELGMIPCSSVPVVLRVKSSDQ from the exons ATGAAGGCAGAGCTTTCTACTCGGCCTGGG GCAGGGGGTAGGGAGATGACCCAAGAAGAAAAGCTGCAGCTTCggaaggaaaagaaacagcagaagaagaaacggaaggaggaaaaggGAGCAGAACCAGAAACTGGCTCTGCTGCACCTGCAGTCCAATGTCAAG GCCCAACCAAAGAAGTGCCAGGACCGGGCAGGCAATTGGGCACTGCTGGGGAGAAAGTTCCACCTGGTCGGAGTAAAGCTGAACTTCGTGCGGAAAGACGGGCCAAGCAGGAGGCGGAGCGGGCCCTGAAACAGGCAAGGAAAGGGGAACAAGGAGGGCCACCTCCTCAGGCCTGCCCCAGCACAGCTGCAGAAGCCCTTTCAG GAGTGAAGCGTGTCCCTGAGCACACTCAGGCTGATGACCTCACACTTCTGAGGCGGCTTGTTAAGAAACCAGAGCGACAACAG GTTCCTACACGAAAGGATTATGGATCCAAAGTCATTCTCTTCTCCCACCTACCCCAGTACAGCAGACAAAACTCTCTAACACAGTATATGAG CATCCCATCCTCTGTGATCCACCCAGCCATGGTGCGACTCGGCCTGCAGTACTCCCAGGGCCTGGTCAGTGGCTCCACTGCCCGCTGTATTGCCCTGCTTCGTGCCCTGCAGCAG GTGATTCAGGATTACACGACGCCTCCTAGTGAAGAACTCTCAAGGGACCTAGTGAATAAACTGAAGCCCTACTTCAG CTTTCTGACTCAGTGTCGCCCCCTGTCAGCGAGCATGTACAACGCCATCAAGTTCCTCAACAAGGAGATCACTGGTGTGAGCAGCTCCAAGCGGGAAGAGGAG GCCAAGTCAGAGCTTCATGCAGCCATTAATCGGTATGTGCAAGAGAAGATTGTGCTCGCAGCTCAGGCAATTTCACGCTTTGCTTATAAGAAGATCAGTAATGGAGATGTGATCCTGGTATATGGATG CTCATCTCTTGTATCACGAACTCTTCAGGAGGCTTGGGCTAAGGGCCGGCGGTTTCGGGTGGTAGTGGTGGACAGCCGGCCATGGCTGGAGGGAAGGCACACGCTACGTTCTCTGGTCCATGCTGGGGTCCCTGCCTCCTACCTGCTGATTCCTGCAGCTTCCTATGTACTCCCAGAG GTCTCTAAGGTGCTATTAGGGGCTCATGCGCTCCTGGCCAATGGGTCCGTGATGTCACAGGTTGGGACAGCACAGCTGGCCTTGGTGGCACGAGCCCATAATGTGCCAGTGCTGGTCTGCTGTGAAACATACAAGTTCTGTGAGCGTGTGCAGACTGATGCCTTTGTCTCCAATGAGCTAG ATGACCCTGATGATCTGCTGTGTGAGCGAGGAGAACACGTGGCCCTGGCTAACTGGCAGAGCTACTCTTCCCTACGATTGTTAAATCTGGTCTATGATGTGACTCCCCCAGAACTGGTGGATCTGGTGATCACAGAGCTGGGGATGATCCCTTGCAGTTCTGTACCTGTTGTCCTACGAGTCAAGAGTAGTGACCAGTGA